In a single window of the Lebetimonas sp. JH292 genome:
- a CDS encoding DUF3293 domain-containing protein: MRFNVIGIGDYKGKCIYDEAEDALMVDEEIVLDFKKKYKDYLKYTKFLINSISGRAWLSFQFIPDDYDVLKRKFAIITAHNPKGLILNDFLNFLKNTELEVILKTFGYEYFSSVGELFDHGEYSFIVYDIEKDDALNIAKEFDQYSFFYNSGEYISITECESKEDLLNYNYMIHFKGN; this comes from the coding sequence ATGCGTTTTAATGTTATTGGAATAGGCGATTATAAAGGAAAATGTATTTATGACGAAGCGGAAGATGCTTTAATGGTGGATGAAGAAATAGTTCTTGATTTTAAAAAAAAATATAAAGATTATTTAAAATATACAAAATTTTTAATTAATTCAATCAGTGGGAGAGCGTGGCTTTCTTTTCAGTTTATTCCCGATGATTATGATGTCTTAAAAAGAAAATTTGCAATAATAACTGCTCATAATCCCAAAGGTCTTATTTTAAATGATTTTTTAAATTTTTTGAAAAATACCGAACTTGAAGTTATATTGAAAACATTTGGATATGAATATTTTTCGAGTGTGGGGGAGCTGTTTGACCACGGTGAATATTCTTTTATAGTTTATGATATAGAAAAAGACGACGCACTGAATATTGCAAAAGAGTTTGACCAGTATTCTTTTTTTTATAATTCGGGAGAATATATTTCAATTACAGAATGTGAAAGTAAAGAAGATTTGCTCAATTATAATTATATGATTCATTTTAAAGGAAATTAA
- a CDS encoding transglycosylase SLT domain-containing protein, with product MIIILFIPLFLFSLNLSTILAHPKSYVRDFYLTEFMKETNSTVLAYKAYNSLYKPKPFLHLKILAKKNKLFENIYKCINVKKEYLNDVDVSCIQGGGLTLKTISTLDKKTLIDLYTKLANGKVKEAIKCFIDNDFSKIFKNRDLGYYFILNFPDKRIDQYINNFSIFEDSYFYMFVKSVVLNNLPKLSDSLLKIDYKNLSKKSKWWLFLNAMKCNKEKLALNILKSIPKNSKTDFWLWRLTDEKKYFNALLKRTRIDFYTLFAYEEANKKFFIKNKIIYNSVKSPEYNESNPWDILKFFNDFKRSKDLFAFARKLDNSATLALKALVLDKAFNYKINIFITPDIYKDKNISFKSFVYAIARQESRFIPSSVSRSYALGTMQIMPFLVRAMKGDVFRQFNYRENIILGVKHLKWLFSKLKDPLTVAYAYNGGIGFVKRKIIPNFKYRGKYEPFLSMELIPLDESREYGKKVITNYVIYSHIFGDENITLHKLFKK from the coding sequence ATGATAATTATTTTATTTATTCCTCTTTTTCTTTTTTCGCTAAATTTATCAACCATACTTGCACATCCAAAAAGCTATGTACGGGATTTTTATCTTACGGAATTTATGAAAGAAACAAATTCCACTGTTTTGGCTTATAAAGCATATAATTCTCTTTATAAACCAAAGCCTTTTTTACATTTGAAAATTTTAGCCAAAAAAAATAAACTTTTCGAAAATATTTATAAATGTATAAATGTAAAAAAAGAATATTTAAATGATGTGGATGTTTCTTGTATTCAAGGCGGAGGGCTAACCCTAAAAACAATTTCAACGCTTGATAAAAAAACATTGATTGATTTATATACCAAACTTGCAAACGGCAAGGTAAAAGAAGCCATAAAATGCTTTATTGATAACGATTTTTCCAAAATTTTCAAAAACAGGGATTTGGGTTATTATTTTATTTTGAATTTTCCAGACAAAAGAATTGATCAGTATATAAATAATTTTTCTATTTTTGAAGACAGTTATTTTTATATGTTTGTAAAAAGTGTTGTTTTAAACAATTTACCGAAACTTTCCGATTCTCTTTTAAAAATCGATTATAAAAATTTGAGCAAAAAATCCAAATGGTGGCTTTTTTTAAATGCTATGAAATGCAATAAAGAGAAATTAGCACTAAATATCTTAAAAAGCATACCGAAAAATTCAAAAACAGATTTCTGGCTGTGGCGTTTAACAGATGAAAAAAAATATTTTAACGCTCTGCTTAAAAGGACAAGAATAGATTTTTATACACTTTTTGCATATGAAGAGGCGAATAAAAAATTTTTCATAAAAAATAAAATCATTTATAATTCTGTAAAATCACCTGAATACAATGAAAGCAACCCCTGGGATATTTTAAAATTTTTTAATGATTTTAAAAGGTCAAAAGATTTGTTTGCTTTTGCCAGAAAACTTGACAATAGTGCAACGCTTGCTTTAAAGGCCTTGGTTTTGGACAAGGCTTTTAATTATAAAATTAATATATTTATAACGCCCGATATTTATAAAGATAAAAACATAAGTTTTAAATCTTTTGTTTATGCAATAGCCAGGCAGGAGAGCAGGTTTATTCCTTCAAGTGTCAGCAGAAGCTACGCACTCGGGACTATGCAGATAATGCCGTTTTTGGTAAGAGCTATGAAAGGAGATGTTTTCAGGCAGTTTAATTACAGAGAAAATATAATATTGGGGGTAAAACATTTGAAATGGCTTTTTTCAAAACTTAAAGACCCTTTAACGGTTGCCTATGCTTATAACGGAGGAATAGGATTTGTAAAGAGAAAAATAATTCCAAATTTTAAATACAGGGGGAAATATGAGCCTTTTTTGAGTATGGAATTAATACCTTTAGATGAATCAAGAGAATATGGAAAAAAGGTAATAACAAATTATGTTATTTATTCCCATATTTTCGGAGATGAAAATATAACTCTCCATAAACTTTTTAAAAAATAA
- a CDS encoding YggT family protein — MNAILISVLQFINLIISIYVWVVIIAALITWVQPNPYNPIVQFLWNVTEPVYRWIRRYIPTRFGGFDIAPIILILALEFLQILINNIIMSL, encoded by the coding sequence ATGAACGCTATTTTAATATCAGTATTGCAGTTTATTAATTTAATAATAAGCATATATGTATGGGTTGTGATTATTGCCGCTTTGATAACCTGGGTGCAGCCAAATCCGTATAACCCGATTGTTCAATTTTTGTGGAATGTAACAGAACCTGTTTACAGATGGATTAGACGTTATATCCCTACTCGTTTCGGAGGATTTGATATTGCCCCGATTATTTTAATATTGGCTCTTGAATTTCTGCAGATACTTATTAATAATATAATTATGAGCTTATGA
- the gltX gene encoding glutamate--tRNA ligase produces the protein MLRFAPSPTGDMHIGNLRVAIFNYIVAKQRNEKYLVRIEDTDKERNIEGKDKEILDILNLFGIKYDQVVYQSGNFHLHGEMANRLLKEKKAFACFCTEADINFEREKAKIEKRPYRYSGKCEYLDEKTFQKYIKENKKYVVRIKKPDKNIKFKDLIKGEMEFSPFEVDSFIILRADKTPTYNFACAIDDMIYDITLVIRGEDHLSNTPKQIHIRNLIGYDKEIEYAHLPIILNTEGKKMSKRDNASSVKWLLDEGFLPEAIANYLILLGNSFEKEIFTLEEAVEFFDLTKISRAPAKFDIEKLKFINQQHLKKLTDLFKLFKVNKIYENLLEILRDESSTLKEIKEKFNKIFEKSEDEEFKNEREILKKEILENELEESYDDFKKRVMKNTSLKGKKLFMPLRELLINEKHGAEIKDLYTAMLPYLKEIIKRR, from the coding sequence ATGTTAAGATTTGCACCTAGTCCAACGGGGGATATGCATATTGGGAACCTAAGGGTTGCCATTTTTAATTATATAGTTGCAAAACAGAGAAATGAAAAATATTTAGTAAGAATTGAAGATACGGATAAAGAAAGAAATATCGAGGGAAAAGATAAAGAAATACTCGATATTCTAAATCTTTTTGGAATAAAATATGACCAGGTTGTTTATCAGTCCGGAAATTTTCATCTGCATGGGGAAATGGCAAACAGACTTTTAAAAGAAAAAAAAGCGTTTGCCTGTTTTTGCACAGAAGCTGATATTAATTTTGAAAGAGAAAAGGCAAAAATCGAAAAAAGACCTTACAGATATTCCGGTAAATGTGAATATTTAGACGAAAAAACATTCCAAAAATATATAAAAGAAAATAAAAAATATGTTGTAAGAATTAAAAAGCCTGATAAAAATATAAAATTTAAAGATTTAATAAAAGGAGAGATGGAATTTTCCCCGTTTGAAGTCGACAGTTTTATTATCCTCAGGGCCGATAAAACTCCTACATACAATTTCGCCTGTGCAATTGATGATATGATTTATGATATAACTCTCGTTATCAGGGGGGAAGACCATTTAAGCAATACACCAAAACAGATTCATATAAGAAATTTAATCGGATATGATAAAGAAATAGAATATGCGCATTTGCCTATTATTTTAAATACTGAGGGCAAAAAAATGAGCAAAAGGGATAATGCAAGCAGTGTAAAATGGCTGCTTGACGAAGGCTTTTTACCCGAAGCCATTGCCAATTACCTGATATTGCTTGGAAACAGCTTCGAAAAAGAAATATTTACCCTTGAAGAGGCTGTGGAATTTTTTGATTTAACCAAAATTTCCCGTGCGCCTGCCAAATTTGATATAGAAAAACTTAAATTTATAAATCAGCAGCATTTGAAAAAATTAACTGATTTATTTAAACTTTTTAAAGTAAATAAAATTTATGAAAATCTGCTTGAGATTTTAAGAGACGAAAGTTCTACTTTAAAAGAGATAAAAGAAAAATTTAATAAGATTTTTGAAAAAAGCGAAGATGAAGAGTTTAAAAATGAAAGAGAAATATTAAAAAAAGAGATTTTAGAAAATGAATTGGAAGAGAGTTATGATGATTTTAAAAAAAGAGTTATGAAAAACACATCTCTTAAAGGTAAAAAACTTTTTATGCCTTTGAGGGAACTTTTAATAAATGAAAAACACGGGGCGGAAATAAAAGATTTATATACAGCAATGTTGCCGTATCTTAAAGAAATAATAAAGAGGAGATAA
- a CDS encoding ATP-dependent Clp protease ATP-binding subunit produces MEKLFEKLTNQMMESIESGLSLALHNKNPEVHPLHVVWGLVTNTNTVLNQAFNKMGVDKTAIELELKSAVDRLPKVDNITKESIKIGRELIQSLQNAEALATRFGDKYIAVDTWLIANIDSFKDTLGKFVDLMELKKTLEAIRGEKKIETKSADENLDSLNKYGIDLTAKARAGELDPVIGRDEEINRMMQILIRKTKNNPILLGEPGVGKTALVEGLAQRIVKKEVPTSLQNRRLIALDMTALIAGAKYRGEFEDRLKAVVDEVKANPDVILFIDEIHTIVGAGASEGSMDAANILKPALARGELRTIGATTLKEYRKYFEKDAALQRRFQPVMVDEPSVNEAIRILRGLKERLEAHHQVLIKDEALVAAAKLTDRYISDRFLPDKAIDAIDEAAAEIRMQIESEPFELAKIKREIEQIMVEKEALQLELESSANKEKIEKRLNEIEKELANLEEEKRKLESKFEEEKRVLKSIAETKEEIEKLKTQAEIAKREGDFTKAAEIEYGKIVELRKKVEELEKKWEEMQKHGTLLKNAVDEEAVADVVSKWTGIPVNKMLQSELEKILHIEDELKKWVVGQDEALKAVARAIKRNKAGLGDPNRPIGSFMFLGPTGVGKTETAKTLARFLFDDEKAMIRFDMSEYMDKISVSKLIGAAPGYVGYEEGGQLTEAVRRKPYSVVLFDEIEKAHPDVFNILLQVLDDGRLTDNKGVTVDFKNTIIILTSNIASDIIMEIKDAQGRKEAVWAELKRRMKPEFLNRLDDVVVFNPLGKEQVKQIVEILLRKITTRLANRDIELILSESAKDFIAEVGFDPVFGARPLKRAMAEVIEDTLAELILEGKVKDGDKVEFDTDGDFIVVKVNGAEAGRYHK; encoded by the coding sequence ATGGAAAAATTATTTGAAAAATTAACAAATCAGATGATGGAATCAATTGAAAGCGGGCTAAGTCTGGCGCTTCATAATAAAAACCCTGAAGTGCATCCGCTGCATGTGGTATGGGGGCTTGTAACAAATACAAATACAGTACTTAACCAGGCATTTAATAAAATGGGGGTGGATAAAACTGCAATAGAACTTGAATTAAAAAGCGCTGTTGACAGACTTCCAAAGGTAGACAACATTACAAAAGAATCTATTAAAATAGGAAGAGAATTAATCCAAAGTCTGCAAAATGCCGAAGCGCTTGCCACAAGATTTGGGGATAAATATATAGCTGTTGACACATGGCTTATTGCAAATATTGATTCATTTAAAGATACACTGGGTAAATTTGTAGATTTAATGGAACTTAAAAAAACACTTGAAGCAATAAGGGGTGAGAAAAAAATAGAAACAAAAAGTGCGGATGAAAATCTTGATTCATTAAACAAATACGGAATTGACTTAACGGCAAAAGCAAGGGCAGGGGAACTTGACCCGGTAATCGGAAGAGACGAAGAAATAAACAGAATGATGCAGATTTTAATCAGAAAAACAAAAAATAATCCTATATTGCTCGGTGAACCTGGTGTCGGTAAAACAGCATTGGTTGAAGGTCTGGCCCAGAGAATTGTAAAAAAAGAGGTGCCTACAAGTCTTCAAAACAGAAGATTAATCGCTCTTGATATGACAGCATTAATCGCCGGGGCAAAATACAGGGGTGAATTTGAAGACAGACTTAAAGCGGTTGTCGATGAAGTAAAAGCAAATCCAGATGTAATTTTGTTTATAGATGAGATTCATACAATAGTAGGGGCAGGTGCAAGCGAAGGAAGTATGGACGCGGCAAATATTCTAAAACCGGCACTTGCAAGAGGTGAGCTAAGAACTATAGGTGCGACAACTTTAAAAGAATACAGGAAATATTTTGAAAAAGACGCTGCGCTTCAAAGAAGATTCCAGCCTGTAATGGTCGATGAGCCGAGTGTAAATGAGGCAATCAGAATTTTAAGAGGTCTTAAAGAAAGACTTGAAGCCCACCATCAGGTATTGATTAAAGACGAAGCTTTGGTTGCGGCTGCAAAACTTACCGACAGATATATAAGTGACAGGTTTTTACCCGATAAGGCAATTGACGCAATTGACGAAGCAGCGGCTGAGATTAGAATGCAGATAGAAAGCGAACCGTTTGAACTTGCCAAAATAAAAAGAGAAATTGAACAGATTATGGTTGAAAAAGAGGCTTTACAGCTTGAACTTGAAAGCAGCGCAAATAAAGAAAAAATAGAAAAAAGATTAAATGAAATAGAAAAAGAACTTGCAAACCTTGAAGAAGAAAAAAGAAAACTTGAAAGTAAATTTGAAGAAGAAAAAAGGGTATTGAAATCTATTGCCGAAACAAAAGAAGAAATTGAAAAACTAAAAACCCAGGCTGAAATTGCAAAAAGAGAAGGTGATTTTACCAAAGCTGCCGAAATTGAATACGGGAAAATTGTAGAACTCAGAAAAAAAGTGGAAGAACTTGAGAAAAAATGGGAAGAAATGCAAAAACACGGAACTCTTCTTAAAAATGCTGTTGATGAAGAAGCGGTTGCCGATGTTGTAAGCAAATGGACTGGAATTCCTGTAAATAAAATGCTTCAAAGCGAACTTGAAAAAATATTGCATATTGAAGATGAACTTAAAAAATGGGTTGTAGGACAGGATGAAGCCCTAAAAGCTGTTGCCAGAGCAATTAAGAGAAATAAAGCAGGACTTGGTGACCCAAACAGACCGATAGGCAGCTTTATGTTCTTAGGTCCTACAGGTGTTGGTAAAACAGAAACAGCAAAAACATTAGCAAGATTTTTGTTTGATGATGAAAAGGCAATGATAAGATTTGATATGAGTGAATATATGGATAAAATAAGTGTATCAAAACTAATCGGTGCCGCGCCTGGATATGTGGGATATGAAGAAGGCGGCCAGTTAACCGAAGCTGTGAGAAGAAAACCTTACAGTGTAGTTTTATTTGATGAGATTGAAAAAGCACATCCGGACGTGTTTAACATCTTATTGCAGGTGCTTGATGACGGAAGGCTTACAGATAATAAAGGTGTAACGGTAGATTTTAAAAACACAATAATTATTCTAACAAGTAATATTGCAAGCGATATTATTATGGAAATAAAAGATGCTCAGGGCAGAAAAGAAGCTGTATGGGCAGAACTTAAAAGAAGAATGAAACCTGAATTTTTAAACAGACTTGACGATGTGGTTGTATTTAATCCTTTAGGAAAAGAACAGGTTAAACAGATTGTTGAAATTCTTTTAAGAAAAATTACAACAAGACTTGCCAACAGGGATATTGAATTAATCTTAAGCGAAAGTGCAAAAGATTTTATTGCGGAAGTCGGATTTGACCCGGTATTTGGTGCAAGGCCTCTTAAAAGGGCAATGGCTGAAGTTATAGAAGATACATTGGCAGAACTTATTCTTGAAGGCAAAGTTAAAGACGGAGATAAAGTGGAATTTGATACAGACGGAGACTTTATAGTGGTTAAAGTAAACGGCGCAGAAGCCGGCAGATATCATAAATAA
- a CDS encoding S41 family peptidase — protein sequence MKKLILAVFMVVSLFAETKETRLAAYEKFVKVVNIIEAYYVDELNTTTIINKALKGLLPNLDPHSSYLDKKAYQELKVQTTGEFGGLGIVIGIKNGVLTVISPIDDTPAYKAGLKAGDIILKINGKATLDLTLDEDVNLLRGKPGTKVTLTVVRKGKTFDVTITRAIIKIKSVKAYALQNYPSIEYIRISSFDKNIVSSLKKILVNLKKYHKKGIIIDLRNNPGGLLNQAVGTLDLFIDKGVLVSQKGRVPSENQVFYAHSSGTYKNIPIVVLVNGGSASASEIVSGALQDKKRAVIVGETTFGKGSVQAIIPVNKNEAVRLTVARYYLPSGRTIQAKGVTPDIIVHPAKIEKVNENEDALIKESELKNHLRAELNKTKPKKTKYNQKIKKTDNDLQLITGANILKALIIANQK from the coding sequence ATGAAAAAATTAATCTTAGCCGTTTTTATGGTGGTTTCTTTATTTGCAGAAACCAAAGAAACTCGTCTCGCAGCTTACGAAAAATTTGTAAAAGTGGTAAATATTATAGAGGCATATTATGTGGATGAACTTAATACAACCACTATAATTAATAAAGCACTAAAAGGCCTTTTACCAAATCTTGACCCGCATTCGAGCTATCTTGACAAAAAGGCTTATCAGGAATTAAAAGTTCAGACAACAGGCGAATTCGGAGGCTTAGGAATTGTAATAGGCATAAAAAACGGTGTTTTAACAGTCATTTCACCAATTGATGACACCCCGGCATATAAAGCGGGACTAAAAGCCGGAGACATTATTTTAAAAATAAACGGCAAAGCAACACTTGATTTGACACTTGACGAAGATGTCAATTTATTAAGAGGAAAACCTGGTACAAAAGTAACTCTTACAGTCGTAAGAAAAGGAAAAACATTTGATGTAACAATTACAAGGGCAATTATTAAAATCAAATCGGTTAAAGCTTATGCTCTGCAAAATTATCCTTCCATCGAATATATAAGAATCAGCAGCTTTGATAAAAATATTGTAAGTTCTCTTAAAAAAATCCTTGTAAATCTTAAAAAATACCATAAAAAAGGTATTATAATTGATTTAAGAAACAATCCGGGCGGACTTTTGAACCAGGCTGTGGGCACGCTCGATTTATTTATCGACAAAGGCGTTTTAGTTTCACAAAAAGGAAGGGTTCCAAGTGAAAATCAGGTATTCTATGCACATTCAAGCGGAACATACAAAAACATTCCTATCGTTGTACTCGTTAACGGGGGAAGCGCAAGTGCAAGTGAAATAGTGAGCGGGGCACTGCAAGACAAAAAAAGAGCGGTAATAGTGGGAGAAACCACTTTTGGAAAAGGAAGCGTTCAGGCAATAATACCTGTAAATAAAAATGAAGCTGTAAGATTAACTGTTGCAAGATATTATTTGCCAAGCGGAAGAACAATTCAAGCAAAAGGTGTAACACCAGATATTATAGTTCATCCTGCGAAAATCGAAAAAGTTAATGAAAATGAAGATGCCTTAATAAAAGAATCCGAACTTAAAAATCATTTAAGAGCAGAACTAAATAAAACTAAACCTAAAAAAACAAAATATAATCAAAAAATTAAAAAAACAGACAATGATTTACAGCTTATTACAGGGGCAAATATTTTAAAAGCACTGATAATTGCGAATCAAAAATAA
- the purC gene encoding phosphoribosylaminoimidazolesuccinocarboxamide synthase encodes MQLLYEGKAKRIYKAQNPDEVICEFKDSLTAFNGVKAASESGKGELNCAITTLIFEALQKKGIPTHLIKQIDNTKLLVKKVDIIPIEVVLRNIAAGSLSKRLGLKEGKKLPFTIIEFYYKNDELNDPLINDDHAIILNLVDNRKELDILREYGRKINEFLTGFFDKIGLILVDFKVEFGKDKNGNIILADEITPDSCRLWDKKTGKKMDKDLFRFDLGDIKEAYSEILKRLKEAK; translated from the coding sequence ATGCAACTTTTATATGAAGGAAAAGCAAAAAGAATATACAAAGCGCAAAATCCGGATGAAGTAATATGTGAATTTAAAGACTCCCTGACAGCTTTTAACGGTGTAAAAGCGGCAAGCGAAAGTGGAAAAGGAGAATTAAACTGTGCCATTACCACACTGATTTTTGAAGCTTTACAAAAAAAAGGAATACCGACACATCTGATAAAACAGATAGACAACACTAAACTGCTTGTTAAAAAAGTCGATATAATTCCAATAGAAGTGGTACTCAGAAACATTGCGGCAGGAAGCCTGTCTAAAAGGCTTGGACTTAAAGAAGGTAAAAAACTACCTTTTACCATAATAGAATTTTATTATAAAAATGACGAATTAAACGATCCTTTAATAAATGACGACCATGCAATAATTTTAAATTTGGTAGATAATAGAAAAGAACTTGACATATTAAGAGAATACGGCAGAAAAATAAATGAATTCTTAACCGGATTTTTCGATAAAATCGGGCTTATTTTAGTTGATTTTAAAGTGGAATTCGGCAAAGACAAAAACGGAAATATTATTTTGGCTGATGAAATAACACCCGACAGCTGCAGATTATGGGATAAAAAAACAGGTAAAAAAATGGATAAAGATTTATTTAGATTCGATTTGGGAGATATTAAAGAGGCATACAGTGAAATATTGAAAAGATTAAAGGAAGCAAAATGA
- the purS gene encoding phosphoribosylformylglycinamidine synthase subunit PurS, protein MKIEVNVHLKKGVLDPQGKAVKHALETLGFNNVEDVRVGKQILLNINTDNKEKAIEDAKKMADELLANPVIENYEIEVK, encoded by the coding sequence ATGAAAATTGAAGTGAACGTTCATTTAAAAAAAGGGGTACTTGACCCTCAGGGAAAAGCTGTAAAGCATGCTCTTGAAACGCTCGGCTTTAATAATGTGGAAGACGTAAGGGTCGGAAAACAGATTTTACTAAACATAAATACAGATAACAAAGAAAAAGCAATAGAGGATGCTAAAAAAATGGCAGACGAACTGCTTGCAAATCCTGTAATTGAAAATTATGAAATAGAGGTTAAATAA
- the purQ gene encoding phosphoribosylformylglycinamidine synthase subunit PurQ translates to MLVGVVVFPGTNCDRDTKWAFEKIGAKAEFIWHTDKLKNYDLVILPGGFSYGDYLRSGAIARFSPIMNDVTEYAKKGGFVLGICNGFQILLESHLLPGAMTRNENLHFISKFHHLKIINNENKFLQNFEAGDIINIPIAHAEGNYKVDSETLKKMYDKGQVILKYCDKDGKELNPNGSDDSIAGICNENKNVFGLMPHPERAMESILGGNDGIKMLEGFLK, encoded by the coding sequence ATGTTAGTGGGGGTCGTTGTATTTCCGGGTACCAATTGTGACAGAGACACCAAATGGGCTTTTGAAAAAATAGGAGCTAAGGCTGAATTCATCTGGCATACCGATAAATTAAAAAATTATGATTTGGTAATACTCCCCGGGGGATTCAGCTATGGAGATTATTTAAGAAGCGGGGCAATTGCAAGATTTTCTCCAATAATGAATGATGTAACAGAGTATGCAAAAAAAGGCGGCTTTGTTCTTGGAATTTGTAACGGTTTTCAAATTTTATTAGAATCACATCTTCTCCCTGGTGCCATGACAAGAAATGAGAATTTGCATTTTATTTCCAAATTTCACCATTTAAAAATAATAAACAATGAAAATAAATTTTTACAAAATTTTGAAGCCGGAGATATTATAAATATTCCTATAGCACATGCGGAAGGCAATTATAAAGTGGATAGTGAGACTCTAAAAAAAATGTATGATAAAGGGCAGGTAATATTAAAATACTGTGATAAAGACGGAAAAGAATTAAATCCAAACGGAAGCGACGACTCCATAGCCGGTATATGTAACGAAAATAAAAACGTATTCGGGCTTATGCCCCATCCGGAAAGGGCAATGGAGAGCATTTTGGGAGGAAATGACGGTATAAAAATGCTTGAAGGATTCTTAAAATGA
- a CDS encoding peptidoglycan DD-metalloendopeptidase family protein, whose product MKKLLLFLLIPVFILAYRIDIQKWNKFSTFYGFLKQNSLPYSIYYNLPAKLKRYVRNIAKNETIFILRENNNFKEALIPINSQKQLQIIKNNNKYFTKIIPIIYNTEEKEVKVTINSYLSYDLYKATHLSILTNKIINIFNDRVNFRTLPKGTTISIIYDEKKRFSEIRNVKIVFAQIKNRFYSVNAFLNPIDNRYYDEKGRSLRGMFLKAPLRYTRISSPFGMRFHPILHKWRMHDGVDFVNKIGTPIHSVADGKIIYKGWIRGYGRSVEIRHKNGYMTLYAHLHGWPRGIYVGKWVKQGTVIGYLGNSGLSTGPHLHFGVMHNGKWVNPLKLKNNVKITLYGKKRRRFFAYIKQFTKENNINIALK is encoded by the coding sequence ATGAAAAAATTATTACTTTTTTTACTTATACCGGTTTTTATTTTAGCGTATAGAATTGATATTCAAAAATGGAATAAATTTTCCACATTTTACGGATTTTTAAAACAAAACAGCCTTCCATATTCAATTTATTATAATTTACCGGCCAAGCTTAAAAGATATGTAAGAAATATTGCCAAAAACGAAACAATTTTTATATTAAGGGAAAACAATAATTTTAAAGAAGCCCTAATTCCAATAAATTCACAAAAGCAGCTGCAAATCATAAAAAACAACAACAAATACTTTACCAAAATTATTCCTATAATTTACAATACAGAAGAAAAAGAAGTCAAGGTTACAATAAACAGTTATTTAAGTTATGATCTGTATAAAGCCACACATTTAAGCATTTTAACCAATAAAATAATTAATATTTTTAATGACAGGGTAAATTTTAGAACACTTCCAAAAGGAACGACAATTTCAATAATTTATGATGAAAAGAAAAGGTTTTCCGAAATCAGGAATGTAAAAATTGTTTTTGCACAGATTAAAAACAGATTTTACAGCGTTAACGCATTTTTAAATCCTATTGATAACAGATATTATGATGAAAAAGGAAGAAGTCTTAGGGGAATGTTTTTAAAAGCCCCTTTAAGATATACCAGAATTTCTTCACCTTTTGGAATGAGGTTTCATCCTATTTTACATAAATGGAGAATGCATGACGGTGTTGATTTTGTAAATAAAATAGGAACACCAATCCACTCTGTAGCCGACGGTAAAATAATTTACAAAGGATGGATCAGGGGATATGGCAGAAGCGTTGAAATAAGACATAAAAACGGATATATGACTTTGTATGCGCACCTTCACGGATGGCCAAGGGGAATATACGTAGGTAAATGGGTCAAACAGGGAACAGTTATAGGGTATCTTGGAAACAGCGGACTCTCAACCGGTCCCCATTTACATTTTGGCGTTATGCACAATGGAAAATGGGTTAACCCCTTAAAATTAAAAAACAATGTAAAAATCACCCTTTACGGAAAAAAGAGAAGAAGATTTTTTGCTTATATTAAACAGTTTACAAAAGAAAACAATATTAATATTGCTCTAAAATGA